One genomic segment of Hugenholtzia roseola DSM 9546 includes these proteins:
- the nhaD gene encoding sodium:proton antiporter NhaD: MTLLEILAIVVFCLGYLAIALEHNLKLNKAAPALLIAVLCWTLYVVGFLDDEKKLHSIIHGDLLHHLAETAQILFFLLAAMTIVEVIDAHQGFEIITKRIQTQRKRTLLWIICFVTFFLSAVLDNLTTSIVMVSVLRKLVSKRNDRIFYLSMVVISANAGGAWSPIGDVTTTMLWIGGQITASKIIVTLILPSLVCMIVPLFVAGLQLKGKLDPIDLGKMAEKGGHHKVDVHDNERNLIFALGVGGLLFVPLFKTITHLPPFMGILFSLGLVWTVTEVLHQRKDDNNAADNLSVMAVLQRVDVPSVLFFLGILLAVGALQSMGILGDLAQWLDKTVDNYHIVGLILGLLSALVDNVPLVAASMGMYPISEIAGSPYAIDGAFWHFIAYCAGTGGSTLIIGSAAGVAVMGMEHIDFIWYLKRIAWLSIIGYVAGAACYMAIEFLFLV, encoded by the coding sequence ATGACCCTCCTCGAAATCTTAGCTATAGTCGTGTTCTGCTTAGGATACTTGGCTATCGCTTTGGAGCATAACCTCAAACTCAATAAGGCAGCTCCTGCGCTACTTATCGCCGTCCTCTGCTGGACGCTTTATGTGGTAGGCTTTTTAGACGACGAAAAGAAGCTACACAGCATCATTCACGGCGATTTATTGCATCATTTAGCCGAAACAGCGCAAATTCTATTTTTCCTTCTGGCAGCCATGACGATTGTAGAAGTCATCGATGCCCATCAAGGTTTCGAGATTATCACCAAGCGGATTCAGACCCAACGAAAGCGGACACTCCTCTGGATTATCTGTTTTGTAACCTTCTTTCTCTCTGCCGTTTTAGACAACCTAACCACTTCTATTGTAATGGTTTCGGTCTTGCGAAAGTTGGTGAGCAAGCGCAATGATAGGATTTTCTACCTTAGTATGGTCGTCATTTCTGCCAATGCAGGTGGGGCTTGGTCGCCTATCGGGGACGTAACAACGACGATGCTTTGGATTGGCGGACAAATTACGGCTTCCAAAATTATCGTTACCCTGATTCTGCCCAGTTTGGTCTGTATGATAGTGCCGCTTTTTGTGGCGGGTTTGCAGCTAAAAGGCAAATTAGACCCCATAGATTTGGGTAAGATGGCAGAAAAAGGAGGGCATCATAAAGTAGATGTGCATGACAATGAGCGCAACCTGATTTTTGCCTTAGGCGTGGGCGGCTTGCTCTTTGTACCTTTATTCAAAACCATTACGCATTTGCCGCCTTTTATGGGGATTTTGTTTAGTTTGGGCTTAGTCTGGACAGTAACTGAAGTTTTGCACCAACGCAAAGACGACAACAACGCCGCCGACAATCTTTCTGTTATGGCGGTCTTGCAGCGCGTAGATGTGCCAAGTGTGCTATTTTTCTTAGGTATTCTATTAGCCGTCGGTGCGCTACAATCTATGGGAATTTTAGGCGATTTGGCACAGTGGCTCGATAAAACGGTGGATAATTATCATATCGTCGGACTTATTTTGGGCTTGCTCTCTGCCCTTGTGGATAACGTGCCACTCGTCGCCGCCTCTATGGGTATGTATCCTATTTCAGAAATAGCAGGTTCGCCTTATGCGATTGATGGCGCATTTTGGCACTTTATCGCTTATTGCGCAGGTACGGGCGGTAGCACCCTCATTATTGGCTCGGCAGCGGGCGTGGCAGTCATGGGCATGGAGCATATCGACTTTATTTGGTATCTCAAACGCATTGCTTGGCTTTCTATTATCGGCTATGTGGCAGGTGCGGCTTGTTATATGGCGATAGAGTTTTTGTTTTTGGTCTAA
- a CDS encoding NADH-quinone oxidoreductase subunit NuoB, translating to MFPQSDPNSRHILHDNSDDNSNKSSPDTSPQFSLELPTLAATPAIKTGEGELIWAQLDELLKWARASSLWPLSFGLACCAIEMMSAYSSAYDLDRFGVFPRASPRQADVLIVSGTVTFKMADRIKRLYEQMAEPRYVISMGSCANCGGPYWQHGYHVVKGVDKIIPVDVYVAGCPPRPEALVGAILQLQEKIRNKT from the coding sequence ATGTTTCCCCAATCCGACCCTAATTCCCGCCATATTTTGCACGACAATTCTGACGACAATTCTAACAAGAGTTCGCCCGATACTTCGCCTCAATTTTCCCTCGAACTTCCTACCCTTGCCGCTACCCCTGCCATCAAGACAGGCGAAGGCGAACTTATTTGGGCGCAATTAGACGAACTACTCAAATGGGCGCGTGCCTCCTCGCTCTGGCCGCTTAGTTTTGGCTTGGCGTGCTGTGCCATAGAGATGATGTCGGCTTATAGTTCGGCTTACGACTTAGATAGGTTTGGGGTTTTTCCACGTGCCTCACCAAGGCAGGCAGACGTGCTTATCGTGTCTGGCACTGTTACCTTCAAAATGGCAGACCGCATTAAAAGATTGTACGAACAGATGGCAGAGCCGCGTTATGTTATCTCGATGGGCAGTTGTGCTAATTGCGGAGGACCTTATTGGCAGCATGGCTATCACGTTGTCAAAGGTGTTGATAAAATCATTCCCGTCGATGTTTATGTGGCAGGCTGCCCACCCCGACCCGAAGCCTTAGTAGGGGCGATTTTACAGTTGCAGGAAAAAATTAGGAATAAAACTTAG
- the dprA gene encoding DNA-processing protein DprA, which yields MADYESLFYEVALSLVPQVGAKSAKALFAHFGSAREVFEPKAAREVAHFSGLAQAAEISKRLQQEKDSFFSKTEKILRQAAQNQVEIICYTENRYPKRLLNSHNPPFLLYYKGKADLNPPKSVAIVGTRQASEYGRNLTAEIVADLQPYQPLVVSGLAYGIDIEAHKKALQVGLPTVAVMANGLDKIYPALHRPTAQAMIEEGGLLTEDTFGVTAQPTRFPQRNRIIAALADVVIVVEAAQKGGALITAHLANDYNREVFAVAGRITDPSSAGCNHLIKTHKAHLYTGIEDIEYILKWDMDKMARPSHNLILFDNLTQEEKRIAAQLKEAGNTLHIDEIALRTELPLNRLASVLVEMEMKDYIKALPGKKFLWRGH from the coding sequence ATGGCAGATTACGAATCTCTTTTTTATGAAGTTGCGCTCTCCTTAGTGCCGCAGGTGGGAGCTAAAAGTGCAAAAGCCTTGTTTGCGCATTTTGGTTCGGCGCGAGAAGTTTTTGAGCCAAAGGCGGCGCGTGAGGTAGCACACTTTTCAGGATTGGCGCAGGCTGCCGAAATTTCGAAGCGTTTGCAACAGGAAAAGGATAGCTTTTTTTCTAAAACCGAAAAGATTTTGCGACAAGCGGCACAGAATCAGGTAGAAATTATCTGTTATACCGAAAATCGCTACCCTAAGCGGCTACTCAATAGCCACAATCCGCCTTTTTTGCTCTACTACAAAGGGAAGGCAGATTTGAATCCTCCTAAAAGCGTGGCGATTGTCGGGACGCGACAGGCTTCGGAATACGGGCGCAACCTGACGGCAGAAATTGTAGCCGACCTACAACCTTATCAGCCCTTAGTGGTGAGCGGTTTGGCGTATGGGATTGATATTGAGGCACATAAAAAGGCGTTGCAGGTGGGTTTGCCTACGGTTGCGGTTATGGCGAATGGCTTGGATAAAATCTACCCTGCCTTACATCGCCCTACGGCGCAAGCCATGATAGAAGAAGGCGGACTGCTTACAGAGGATACTTTTGGCGTAACGGCACAGCCGACGCGCTTTCCACAGCGAAACCGAATCATTGCCGCCTTAGCCGATGTCGTCATTGTGGTAGAAGCAGCCCAAAAGGGCGGCGCACTCATTACGGCGCACCTTGCCAATGATTACAATCGAGAGGTATTTGCGGTAGCAGGCAGAATTACAGACCCCAGCTCTGCGGGTTGTAACCATCTTATCAAGACCCACAAGGCGCACCTTTATACAGGTATTGAAGATATTGAATATATTTTGAAATGGGATATGGATAAAATGGCGCGTCCTTCGCACAATCTTATCCTTTTTGACAACCTCACCCAAGAAGAGAAACGCATTGCAGCACAATTAAAAGAGGCAGGCAATACGTTACACATCGACGAGATTGCCCTTCGAACCGAACTGCCACTTAATCGTTTGGCTTCTGTATTGGTAGAAATGGAGATGAAAGACTACATTAAAGCGTTACCGGGCAAAAAATTTCTCTGGCGCGGACATTGA
- a CDS encoding DUF6268 family outer membrane beta-barrel protein, translating into MKPSFLLFRFLCLFLFWASMENASLQAQQIGLGFLFRPHVRLGMDYLPSQAINDSLRFQMNRYSLNAVVPLSGKVEASLQDLSLKASYHFLTFNTGFRTPNVEYASPNSRLYNASIGISGIRGALLKGAYFYTLNLGFVQEGQSLDQMHPFGIAAFAKLQIKGIYKHNIYGVALLYQYKRFLPVPLLGINRKIAKNLTTQILLPAQATLSYKINKKLNVDWTTSLLSFRGGIIPNLNWIGNQNLNPTFQNPNLNYTHLRSGLMVSYKIGSRWQLEAEGGYALFRNLYLQDQNEQYFKHTVPATFYGGIALRMDLGKGVVSSKLFGNDF; encoded by the coding sequence ATGAAACCCTCCTTCCTACTCTTTCGCTTTCTGTGCCTTTTTCTTTTTTGGGCTTCGATGGAAAATGCGTCTTTGCAGGCTCAACAAATAGGCTTAGGCTTTCTTTTTCGCCCTCATGTCCGACTCGGCATGGACTATTTGCCCTCGCAAGCCATCAATGATAGCCTCCGTTTTCAGATGAACCGCTACTCGCTCAATGCCGTTGTGCCTTTGAGTGGAAAAGTGGAAGCAAGCCTACAAGACCTTTCTTTGAAAGCCTCCTATCATTTTCTAACGTTCAATACAGGCTTTCGCACCCCAAACGTAGAATATGCAAGCCCCAATTCGCGCCTCTACAACGCCTCTATCGGTATTTCGGGGATTCGCGGCGCACTGCTCAAAGGGGCATATTTTTATACCCTCAACTTGGGCTTTGTGCAAGAAGGGCAAAGTTTAGACCAGATGCACCCCTTTGGTATCGCTGCCTTTGCCAAGCTACAAATCAAGGGCATCTACAAACACAATATTTATGGGGTAGCCTTGCTTTATCAATACAAACGCTTCCTGCCTGTGCCGCTTTTGGGTATCAATCGTAAGATTGCCAAAAACCTAACGACGCAAATTTTGCTGCCTGCCCAAGCCACTTTGAGCTACAAAATCAATAAAAAACTAAATGTAGATTGGACAACAAGCCTGCTAAGTTTTCGGGGCGGCATCATACCCAACTTGAATTGGATAGGAAACCAAAACCTAAACCCTACTTTTCAAAATCCAAACCTAAACTATACGCACCTTCGGTCGGGGCTGATGGTAAGCTATAAAATCGGTAGCCGTTGGCAATTAGAAGCCGAAGGCGGCTATGCCCTTTTCCGCAATCTCTACCTACAAGACCAAAACGAACAGTATTTCAAACACACCGTTCCTGCCACTTTTTACGGTGGCATTGCCCTGCGCATGGATTTGGGCAAGGGTGTGGTAAGCTCAAAACTTTTTGGCAACGATTTTTAA
- a CDS encoding Glu/Leu/Phe/Val dehydrogenase dimerization domain-containing protein, with protein MRELLQKFENKEPEIVFEWHDSETEAVGWVVINSLRGGAAGGGTRMRVGLDKHEVKSLAKTMEVKFTVSGPAIGGAKSGINFNPHDPRKAGVLERWYKAVAPLLRSYYGTGGDLNVDEIHEVIPITESCGVWHPQEGVFTGHFQPTKPQKINRIGQLRYGVIKVLDDAIYTPDLSRKYTVADMITGYGVASAVFHYYQLWQNQQDLSQKRAIIQGWGNVASAAAFYLAQKGVKIVGIIDREGGLLNEKGFSFEEIQQLFLDKKGNQLHHADMLAFETVSEKIWDIGAEIFIPAAASRLVTKAQIERMQKGGLEVISSGANVPFADPEIFVGKIAEYADQSVSVIPDFIANCGMARVFAYLMSQDKVDMSDKSIFEDTSRIIFEALEKVRALNPEKTRLTETAFEIALKVLV; from the coding sequence ATGCGCGAGTTGCTACAAAAATTTGAAAATAAAGAACCCGAAATCGTTTTCGAGTGGCACGACAGCGAAACAGAAGCTGTCGGCTGGGTGGTCATCAATTCTTTGCGCGGTGGCGCGGCAGGCGGCGGCACGCGCATGCGTGTAGGTTTGGATAAGCACGAAGTAAAATCGCTTGCCAAAACGATGGAGGTAAAATTTACCGTTTCAGGTCCCGCCATTGGGGGGGCAAAATCAGGCATCAATTTCAACCCGCATGACCCGCGCAAGGCAGGCGTTTTGGAAAGGTGGTATAAAGCCGTTGCGCCGCTTTTGCGCAGTTATTATGGCACAGGAGGCGATTTGAACGTAGATGAAATTCACGAGGTCATTCCCATTACGGAAAGTTGTGGCGTTTGGCATCCACAAGAAGGCGTATTTACAGGACACTTTCAGCCTACCAAACCCCAGAAAATCAACCGCATTGGGCAGCTTCGTTATGGTGTTATCAAAGTCTTAGATGATGCCATCTATACGCCTGATTTGAGCCGCAAATATACCGTTGCCGATATGATTACGGGCTATGGCGTAGCTTCGGCAGTTTTTCACTACTACCAACTTTGGCAAAACCAACAGGATTTGAGCCAAAAACGCGCCATCATTCAGGGTTGGGGCAATGTAGCCAGTGCCGCCGCTTTCTATTTGGCACAAAAAGGTGTGAAAATCGTCGGTATCATCGATAGAGAAGGCGGACTGCTCAATGAAAAAGGGTTTTCTTTCGAAGAAATCCAACAACTCTTTTTAGATAAAAAAGGCAATCAACTCCATCACGCCGACATGCTCGCTTTTGAAACCGTTAGCGAAAAAATTTGGGACATCGGCGCGGAAATTTTTATCCCTGCGGCGGCTTCACGTTTGGTTACGAAGGCGCAAATCGAGCGCATGCAAAAAGGCGGCTTAGAAGTCATTTCTTCGGGCGCAAATGTGCCTTTTGCCGACCCTGAAATTTTTGTAGGCAAGATAGCCGAATATGCCGACCAAAGTGTTTCGGTGATACCTGACTTTATCGCCAACTGCGGCATGGCACGTGTCTTTGCCTATTTAATGAGCCAAGACAAGGTAGATATGAGCGATAAGAGCATCTTCGAAGATACCTCACGCATCATCTTCGAAGCCTTAGAAAAAGTACGCGCCCTCAATCCCGAAAAAACGCGCCTAACGGAAACGGCTTTCGAAATTGCCTTGAAAGTATTGGTTTAA
- a CDS encoding caspase family protein produces MNFYQMNKRVRTWTLAASLTLGLGTFVLPSTPIYAQTTQYARHAEAEADAFFEKGYYELALKNYLLSFQQDRQAHHLHYKLGLTYYHLANYQKAEDHFNWVAVYKREASFAEYYFWRGATNFWLKNSKKADAFLQNAKAQGTYMQGGLYLYLARNEELRKQTNLAREYYLNALNEAGGAFEVEIYGQALCFFREKGDASNYFKYANTLREELKAQVSQIEPFQSHLFNVGRYLSKESKFLFINPEISEKKENLVIRVSDPRFVLQAKIRTGFELEKAWVRRLKTETPILASNRGLLTDNNKSYNEYIISEEVFLEPGINKITVWCKYKHFDRVFTSHEVEVHYDPAAPLVVADATANHYSQAFEMSLEQQKDLEMAKKKPKIWCVSVGISDYAHEKDLQYSKDDVYLTDNFLVSVKGGAIPEKQRRLLVDSKATKPAILAALNQLARQAGENDIFMFYFAGHGIEGYFVPYEGVGTNKRTLLSHQEVLSVFDNSKAKQNIIIADACHAGSLEDAAHHNTRSLGSTFALDSYYKRITEAKGGRMLYLLSAKSNELAIETSQNGQGVFTFYLLEGLKGKADFDKSGYVEAEEISAYVLEKVAQATGYRQNPIIGGDYDPRLPLSLVVE; encoded by the coding sequence ATGAATTTTTATCAAATGAACAAGCGCGTGCGAACTTGGACATTGGCAGCCTCCCTAACATTGGGCTTGGGTACGTTCGTCCTTCCTTCCACTCCTATCTATGCCCAAACGACGCAATACGCGCGTCATGCAGAAGCCGAAGCTGATGCTTTTTTTGAAAAAGGGTATTACGAGTTAGCACTCAAAAACTACCTGCTTTCCTTCCAACAAGATAGGCAGGCGCACCATCTGCACTACAAATTAGGGCTAACCTACTATCATTTAGCAAATTATCAGAAAGCCGAAGACCATTTTAATTGGGTCGCGGTCTATAAAAGAGAGGCGAGTTTCGCTGAATATTATTTTTGGCGCGGTGCTACTAATTTTTGGCTAAAAAATAGCAAAAAAGCCGACGCTTTCCTACAAAACGCCAAAGCGCAAGGCACATACATGCAAGGCGGTCTATATCTTTATTTGGCAAGAAATGAAGAATTGCGCAAACAGACCAATTTGGCACGAGAATATTACCTCAACGCCCTCAATGAGGCAGGTGGAGCTTTCGAAGTGGAAATTTATGGGCAGGCACTGTGCTTTTTTCGCGAAAAGGGAGATGCCTCAAATTATTTCAAGTATGCCAATACTTTGAGAGAAGAACTCAAAGCACAGGTCAGTCAGATTGAGCCTTTCCAAAGCCACCTTTTTAATGTAGGCAGGTATCTCTCAAAAGAATCTAAGTTTTTGTTTATCAACCCTGAAATTTCCGAAAAGAAAGAAAACCTTGTTATCAGGGTTTCCGACCCACGTTTTGTACTACAAGCCAAAATCCGTACAGGTTTTGAGTTGGAAAAAGCTTGGGTGCGCCGTCTGAAAACAGAAACGCCTATTTTAGCTTCCAATCGCGGACTTCTGACCGATAACAATAAATCTTACAATGAATATATCATTTCGGAGGAGGTCTTTTTAGAGCCGGGTATCAATAAAATTACGGTCTGGTGCAAGTACAAACATTTTGACCGCGTTTTTACTTCGCACGAAGTAGAAGTGCATTACGACCCTGCTGCACCGCTCGTAGTGGCAGACGCGACAGCGAATCATTACTCACAGGCTTTTGAGATGTCATTAGAGCAACAAAAAGACTTAGAGATGGCGAAGAAAAAGCCCAAGATTTGGTGTGTATCCGTCGGTATTTCCGACTACGCGCATGAAAAAGACCTTCAATATAGCAAAGATGATGTCTATCTCACCGATAACTTTTTGGTGTCTGTAAAAGGCGGTGCTATTCCTGAAAAGCAAAGAAGGCTTTTAGTAGATAGCAAAGCCACAAAACCTGCTATTTTGGCGGCTCTTAATCAGTTGGCGCGTCAGGCAGGTGAAAACGACATTTTTATGTTTTATTTTGCAGGGCATGGCATAGAAGGTTATTTTGTCCCTTACGAAGGCGTAGGCACTAATAAGCGCACCCTTTTGAGCCACCAAGAAGTTTTGAGCGTCTTTGACAATTCGAAAGCCAAACAAAACATCATCATCGCCGATGCCTGCCATGCAGGAAGCCTCGAAGATGCAGCCCACCACAATACACGCTCTTTGGGAAGCACTTTTGCACTCGATTCTTACTACAAGCGCATTACGGAGGCAAAAGGTGGCAGAATGCTCTACTTGCTTTCCGCAAAATCTAACGAGTTAGCCATCGAAACGAGCCAAAACGGGCAAGGCGTTTTCACTTTCTACCTTTTAGAAGGTTTGAAGGGAAAGGCAGATTTTGACAAAAGTGGCTATGTAGAGGCAGAGGAAATTAGCGCGTATGTCTTAGAAAAGGTTGCGCAGGCGACAGGTTACAGACAAAACCCGATTATTGGGGGCGATTATGACCCAAGACTGCCCCTCTCTTTGGTCGTGGAATAG
- a CDS encoding potassium channel family protein, translating into MNPKLQYWEERVFNIVEKHEKGNLPSLIFDVFIIILVILSVVETVIESYKDIESSYKIYLLSFEYFTIYVFSVEYLLRLFSAPAKYKYKHRGIAYLRYVFSPLAIIDLLAILPFFLPMLGWGDLRLLRLLRVLRIVRLLKLKRYSRSLGLVGQVIAEKRDELLTTLLLAQILLIIAATLMYYIEGEENPHFPNIINTLWWAVVTMTTVGYGDVVPITGLGKLLNGVIAFLGIGIVALPTSILSAGFLEKLQEAKKLRKRHTHKNAYPYDYCPHCGKKLPHE; encoded by the coding sequence ATGAACCCAAAACTCCAATACTGGGAAGAGCGCGTTTTCAATATCGTAGAAAAGCATGAAAAAGGCAACCTGCCAAGCCTGATTTTTGATGTTTTTATTATTATTTTAGTCATTTTAAGTGTAGTAGAAACTGTAATAGAATCATACAAAGATATTGAAAGCTCTTATAAAATATACTTACTCTCTTTTGAATACTTTACGATTTACGTTTTTTCGGTAGAATACCTGCTCCGCCTTTTTAGCGCACCCGCCAAATATAAGTACAAACATCGCGGGATTGCTTACTTACGTTATGTTTTTTCGCCCTTAGCCATTATAGACCTATTGGCAATTTTGCCTTTCTTTTTGCCCATGTTGGGTTGGGGCGATTTGCGCCTGCTTCGCCTTTTGCGTGTTTTGCGAATTGTGCGCCTGCTCAAACTCAAACGCTATTCGCGCTCCTTAGGCTTAGTAGGGCAGGTAATTGCCGAAAAACGCGACGAACTGCTCACGACGCTACTTTTAGCCCAAATTCTGCTCATCATTGCCGCTACGCTGATGTACTACATCGAGGGGGAGGAAAATCCTCATTTCCCAAACATTATCAATACGCTTTGGTGGGCAGTCGTTACGATGACTACCGTAGGGTATGGCGATGTCGTACCCATAACGGGCTTAGGCAAACTCCTCAATGGCGTAATTGCCTTTTTAGGGATTGGCATTGTGGCTTTGCCTACCAGTATTTTGAGTGCAGGCTTTTTGGAAAAACTGCAAGAAGCCAAGAAATTGCGCAAGAGGCATACGCACAAAAACGCCTATCCCTACGATTATTGTCCCCATTGTGGAAAAAAACTACCACATGAATAA
- a CDS encoding DUF523 domain-containing protein, which yields MKNQTGTSHDFINNLRLPTKENPLRILMSACLAGVPCGYDQTANGVYPSALKILSYPTAKVIRFCPEEFSFGSPRAMCDIHGGDGFDVWEGRAKVLTSDGEDWTEGMKAAAEKMLALAESEAIEIAVLMDISAACGSTVVYQGNRFAAEKRYQAGVGVVTALLRKSGFRVISQRDFASLELLYAKLDPSHFVDSQKIDHQETEWYQNYFK from the coding sequence ATGAAAAATCAGACAGGAACAAGCCACGATTTTATTAACAACCTTCGCCTTCCTACCAAAGAAAATCCGCTACGCATCTTGATGAGCGCGTGTTTGGCAGGTGTGCCTTGTGGTTATGACCAGACGGCAAATGGGGTTTATCCCAGCGCACTCAAAATTTTATCGTATCCTACGGCGAAAGTCATACGCTTTTGTCCCGAAGAGTTTTCCTTTGGTTCGCCACGTGCTATGTGTGATATACATGGGGGCGATGGCTTTGATGTTTGGGAAGGGCGTGCCAAAGTTCTGACTTCAGACGGCGAAGATTGGACAGAAGGCATGAAAGCGGCTGCCGAAAAGATGTTGGCGTTGGCGGAAAGTGAAGCCATAGAAATAGCCGTTTTGATGGACATTAGTGCGGCTTGTGGCAGTACAGTGGTGTATCAGGGCAATCGCTTTGCAGCGGAGAAACGCTATCAGGCAGGTGTGGGTGTGGTTACTGCCCTCTTGCGCAAGTCGGGTTTTAGGGTAATAAGTCAGCGCGATTTTGCTTCTTTGGAATTGCTTTACGCCAAATTAGACCCAAGCCACTTTGTAGATAGCCAAAAAATAGACCATCAAGAAACAGAGTGGTATCAAAACTATTTTAAGTAA
- the pdhA gene encoding pyruvate dehydrogenase (acetyl-transferring) E1 component subunit alpha: MAKVKEKKGSKEATPTTFSKETYLKWYESMQLMRKFEEKAGQLYGQQKIRGFCHLYIGQEACVAGAASALTPDDKWITAYRDHAHPLAVGASPNAIMAELYGKITGCSKGKGGSMHMFDKEHNFLGGHGIVGGQVPLGAGIAFAEKYLGTPNLCICYMGDGAVRQGALHEAFNMAMLWKLPVIFVIENNGYAMGTSVERTSNVTELYKLGLAYDMPSEAVDAMSVEAVHLAVEKAAERARKGEGATLLEFRTYRYKGHSMSDPAKYRTREEVEAYKKLDPIEQVRATLLEKGFATEADLEAIDDKIKAQVEESVRFAEESPFPDPAEAFKDVYVQSDYPYIMD; encoded by the coding sequence ATGGCGAAAGTAAAAGAGAAGAAGGGTAGCAAAGAAGCCACCCCCACCACTTTTTCTAAGGAAACCTACCTCAAATGGTATGAAAGCATGCAACTGATGCGCAAGTTTGAGGAAAAGGCAGGACAACTTTACGGACAGCAAAAGATTCGCGGTTTTTGCCACCTCTATATTGGGCAGGAAGCGTGTGTGGCAGGTGCTGCCAGTGCCTTGACTCCCGACGATAAGTGGATTACGGCATATCGCGACCATGCGCACCCCTTAGCAGTAGGGGCTTCGCCAAATGCGATTATGGCAGAGCTATACGGCAAAATTACAGGTTGCTCGAAAGGTAAAGGTGGTTCTATGCACATGTTTGATAAAGAACACAACTTTTTGGGCGGACATGGTATCGTAGGCGGACAGGTGCCGCTGGGTGCAGGCATTGCTTTTGCTGAAAAGTATTTAGGCACGCCCAACCTTTGCATCTGTTACATGGGTGATGGCGCAGTTCGACAAGGTGCTTTGCATGAAGCCTTTAATATGGCGATGCTTTGGAAACTGCCCGTTATCTTTGTCATCGAAAACAATGGCTATGCGATGGGAACTTCGGTAGAGCGTACTTCGAATGTTACCGAACTCTACAAGTTGGGTTTGGCGTATGACATGCCTTCCGAAGCGGTAGATGCCATGAGTGTAGAAGCCGTACACCTTGCCGTAGAAAAGGCAGCAGAAAGGGCGCGAAAAGGTGAAGGGGCAACCTTGCTCGAATTTAGAACTTATCGCTACAAGGGACACTCTATGTCTGACCCTGCCAAATATCGCACACGCGAGGAGGTAGAAGCCTACAAAAAACTTGACCCCATAGAGCAGGTACGCGCAACGCTTTTAGAAAAAGGATTTGCTACCGAAGCCGACTTGGAGGCGATTGATGATAAAATAAAGGCGCAGGTGGAAGAATCGGTGCGCTTCGCCGAAGAATCGCCTTTCCCTGACCCTGCGGAAGCCTTTAAAGACGTATATGTGCAGAGCGACTACCCCTACATCATGGATTAG